In Leptodesmis sichuanensis A121, the following are encoded in one genomic region:
- a CDS encoding PEP-CTERM sorting domain-containing protein (PEP-CTERM proteins occur, often in large numbers, in the proteomes of bacteria that also encode an exosortase, a predicted intramembrane cysteine proteinase. The presence of a PEP-CTERM domain at a protein's C-terminus predicts cleavage within the sorting domain, followed by covalent anchoring to some some component of the (usually Gram-negative) cell surface. Many PEP-CTERM proteins exhibit an unusual sequence composition that includes large numbers of potential glycosylation sites. Expression of one such protein has been shown restore the ability of a bacterium to form floc, a type of biofilm.) translates to MKIFSTAAVLLGPLCLLGTATCQVQAALLVGNSKGHNILIFDEISGSFLGDFTTPGIGGLRAPDDLTFGPDGNLYVSVGGDGDLNLLDPFYPKDSAVLRFSPTGEFLGVAASGNGLARPYGNAFGPDGSLYVSSFRTNQILKFDGQTGSFLGVFASDNNNGLGALNGLNGPNDLLFGPDGSLYVATQGTANTADGSSVTPYASQVLRYTPEQVAGLIPTTVPELFIDQPALLPENPGFISLLGLALAPDAQSLYLSDYAGSIRRYDLTGNLLDGLSTNYTGTIPSSNFIGSLTFGTGSTRNNLYVTGFDTTQNNLGSLLTFKDGQGSATSFSGSLFTNGVLQRPIGIVATDAIAIPEPSVIAGSLMALAGWGVSRRRKQA, encoded by the coding sequence ATGAAAATCTTTTCAACAGCAGCCGTTCTTCTTGGCCCGCTTTGTCTGCTTGGAACTGCAACCTGCCAAGTTCAAGCGGCTCTTTTAGTTGGTAACAGTAAAGGCCACAATATCCTGATCTTTGATGAAATTAGCGGTAGCTTTTTAGGTGATTTCACCACTCCCGGAATCGGTGGACTGAGAGCACCAGACGATCTTACCTTCGGTCCCGATGGCAATCTTTATGTCAGTGTAGGAGGAGATGGCGATCTCAATCTCTTAGATCCTTTCTATCCCAAAGATTCTGCTGTTCTACGCTTCAGTCCAACGGGCGAATTTCTTGGGGTAGCCGCATCCGGTAATGGACTAGCCCGTCCTTACGGCAATGCCTTTGGGCCGGATGGCAGTCTTTATGTCAGCAGTTTTCGGACAAACCAAATTCTTAAGTTTGATGGACAGACCGGAAGTTTTTTGGGAGTCTTTGCATCGGACAACAACAATGGCTTAGGAGCCTTGAATGGACTAAATGGGCCAAATGACTTGCTATTTGGGCCTGATGGTAGCCTGTATGTCGCGACTCAAGGTACAGCCAATACAGCGGATGGCAGTTCTGTCACTCCTTACGCCAGCCAGGTACTACGATATACCCCAGAACAGGTTGCTGGATTAATCCCTACGACTGTTCCAGAGTTATTTATTGACCAACCGGCCTTGTTACCTGAAAATCCAGGATTTATCAGTTTGTTAGGGTTGGCCCTTGCGCCTGATGCCCAGAGTTTATATCTCAGCGATTATGCGGGTAGCATCCGCCGTTATGACCTGACTGGGAACTTACTGGATGGGTTGTCCACCAACTATACCGGCACAATTCCTAGCAGTAACTTCATTGGTAGCCTGACGTTTGGGACTGGAAGCACTCGTAATAACCTTTATGTAACTGGATTTGATACCACTCAAAATAATCTCGGTTCCCTTCTCACCTTTAAGGATGGGCAAGGAAGTGCCACCAGTTTCTCTGGTTCCTTGTTTACCAACGGCGTATTGCAACGTCCGATCGGGATTGTGGCCACCGATGCGATCGCCATTCCAGAGCCTTCTGTAATTGCTGGATCCCTGATGGCCTTAGCTGGCTGGGGAGTCAGTCGGAGACGAAAACAAGCCTGA
- a CDS encoding serine hydrolase, with protein MAESEGSSRKQQQGGFGLFKPSKSSRRSRRRSGSNITSLSSNPQPAQSSPYPSRIPNLPTIRGDGSATVLPEKPLNTRKKRSGSLAWLFGGRSDRRSRRTQSKLSNSAQVEPFQSPLSSDRGAGSRDRSTPARSRMNRTSSPTLPDVTALTASQRRDRATESRLSRDMRRANGNRLPPPASHGNGARTTSQRAPALPGSSDQESPSRTLVPFPAPASRSELMARRGRRRSPRTQLQVADTTLMPQSTALQQTTMLQGQDTIGNGQATGRSRRTDKDVLLQPRSRSMAIALYVARMLILSIGVGVLAGTVLSAWNPGSTLFLADASRQVVKPAESPPAAAPAAHPTNALVELTTEITPLKTKLQTLIQQSPGFAPGLFLIDLDNYSYLDITGSVAFPAASMIKVPILIAFFQDVDAGKIRLDEKLTMRKDMVAQGSGEMQYLQPGAQFTALETATQMIIVSDNTATNMLIARLGGIAALNERFKSWGLTTTTLKNVLPDLQGTNVASPRELASLMVRVSQGELVSMRSRDRMLSIMQRTVNNSQLPQGLGEGATIAHKTGDIGTLIGDVGLVDMPNGKRYAAAVMVKRPFNDDRAYELVQKMSGVIYQHLNGTAKGAAVIPAPSFSPSPTPSASPNEEAEQGVETDAHHVPDSELPPDYTPAVADPAQTAQQ; from the coding sequence ATGGCAGAGTCAGAAGGGTCGTCCCGGAAACAGCAGCAGGGTGGGTTTGGCTTGTTTAAGCCGTCCAAATCTTCCCGGCGATCGCGCAGACGATCTGGTTCCAACATTACGTCCCTCTCTTCAAATCCCCAACCTGCTCAATCCTCTCCCTACCCTTCCCGCATCCCGAATTTGCCCACTATTCGAGGGGATGGCTCTGCAACTGTCTTGCCGGAGAAGCCCTTAAACACCCGAAAAAAACGCTCCGGTTCACTTGCCTGGTTATTTGGTGGTCGCTCCGATCGTAGAAGCAGACGTACCCAATCCAAATTAAGCAATTCTGCTCAAGTAGAGCCGTTCCAATCCCCGCTATCCAGCGATCGGGGGGCTGGCAGCCGCGATCGGTCTACCCCTGCTAGGAGCCGGATGAACCGTACCAGTTCCCCAACATTGCCAGATGTGACCGCTCTAACTGCTTCTCAACGGCGAGACAGAGCAACTGAATCTCGATTAAGCCGAGATATGAGACGAGCAAACGGCAACAGGTTACCCCCTCCAGCGTCTCATGGCAATGGGGCGAGAACAACCAGCCAGAGAGCACCTGCGTTACCCGGTTCGTCTGATCAAGAAAGCCCCAGCAGGACTCTGGTTCCCTTTCCTGCTCCAGCATCTCGGTCTGAATTAATGGCCCGTAGAGGTCGGCGACGATCGCCCAGAACCCAGTTGCAGGTAGCAGACACAACCCTGATGCCACAATCGACTGCCTTGCAGCAAACCACGATGTTGCAGGGTCAAGATACTATTGGCAATGGTCAAGCTACCGGACGCAGCAGACGAACAGATAAGGATGTTTTGCTGCAACCCCGATCGCGCAGCATGGCGATCGCCTTATATGTAGCCCGGATGTTGATTTTGAGTATTGGGGTAGGGGTGTTGGCAGGCACCGTACTTTCCGCCTGGAATCCGGGAAGTACTCTGTTTCTGGCTGATGCCTCCCGGCAAGTTGTCAAACCAGCAGAGTCGCCTCCTGCTGCAGCTCCAGCGGCTCACCCAACAAACGCCCTGGTGGAACTAACAACAGAAATTACTCCCCTGAAAACCAAATTGCAGACCCTGATTCAGCAATCCCCTGGATTTGCACCGGGTTTGTTTCTGATTGATCTGGATAACTATAGCTATCTGGACATCACTGGCTCTGTTGCCTTTCCTGCAGCCAGCATGATTAAAGTCCCCATCCTGATCGCCTTTTTCCAGGATGTGGATGCAGGAAAAATCCGGCTGGATGAAAAGCTGACCATGCGGAAGGACATGGTTGCCCAGGGTTCTGGGGAGATGCAGTATCTGCAACCGGGTGCTCAATTTACTGCTCTGGAAACAGCCACTCAAATGATCATTGTGAGTGACAACACGGCCACCAATATGTTGATTGCTAGATTGGGCGGCATTGCAGCCCTGAATGAGCGATTCAAATCCTGGGGGCTAACCACTACGACCTTAAAGAATGTACTGCCTGACCTGCAGGGCACAAATGTCGCCAGCCCCAGGGAGTTAGCCAGCTTGATGGTACGGGTGAGTCAGGGCGAACTGGTATCGATGCGATCGCGCGATCGGATGTTGAGCATCATGCAGCGCACCGTCAATAACAGTCAGCTACCCCAGGGACTGGGAGAAGGTGCCACGATCGCGCACAAAACGGGGGATATTGGCACCTTAATTGGTGATGTGGGTCTGGTGGATATGCCCAATGGCAAGCGTTATGCCGCCGCCGTAATGGTGAAGCGGCCATTTAACGACGATCGGGCCTATGAGTTAGTGCAAAAAATGTCGGGTGTCATTTATCAACATCTGAATGGCACAGCCAAGGGGGCTGCTGTAATCCCGGCCCCAAGCTTCTCTCCTTCCCCCACTCCCTCAGCGTCTCCCAATGAAGAAGCAGAGCAGGGGGTGGAAACCGATGCGCACCACGTTCCAGACAGTGAGTTGCCTCCAGACTATACCCCGGCGGTAGCGGATCCGGCCCAGACTGCCCAGCAGTAA
- a CDS encoding PAS domain S-box protein, with amino-acid sequence MSPSPQPPIFPKARLPLQTVLCVFLVVPLVGAVATVLCVSFKNGQKTVETFTHELMAGKSDRLQQQLQQYLDGPRVINQNIADAIQPEQLDELNAAKLVRQFWKQRYLFDSKKFCGSAIYLGTQQGEFVSLEQQGNQWLANQAGRATGGRYDSYIVKQGEVSQLLRRTQKLFDPRQRPWYETARQSRRPVWSNIYPDFNQRSAEITLAQRVDNASGQMQGVLGVDCPLSSISTFLRQAEVGRSGEIFIIERSGTLVASSADDFPFNSRSGRLAAPQSQDSLIKAAAVQLNQRFRQLNQIKGRQNFDFVQNGQRYFVQVTPFSDPFGLNWLIVVVAPQADFMGPVHDNIRTNVLLSAAVLAGTIACGIYLARRIASPILALSKASTEIAGGNLNQQVPHSRIWELGALSAAFNQMVAQVRASFTSLEQIKERLEQRVAERTAALRQSEERFSKAFQSSPSPLVILNLQDWRILAANDSFLQLSGYAAAEVMGQSAVGLNLWVNRADARRVVRLLRTQGHIRNLELKYRKKSGEFGTVLLSAEPIQLDGQPCAIFVNTDISDRKQVEQALQHSKQQLNRQNTALIELTRHQALSQGDWQAAVREITQTAARTLEVERASVWLYDGDRQRIDCVDLFERMADRHQSGASLSAVDYPAYFRALDLERLITTDDALTDPRTAEFSSSYLQPNQITALLDAPIRLGGETIGVLCLEQVGSHRSWTLEEAGFARSLADLVSLANEASQRKQAEAELRASEAKYRDLVQTANSVILRWDATGHIRFMNDYGQQFFGFSEQEIVGRHVVGTIVPTTESLGGRNLDQLMQEICRHPDSYSTNVNENMRRNGERVWLSWANKPIFDEDGQLIEILSVGTNITALKQAEAALRESELKFRRIVENANDIIYMLTPAGTFSYVSPNWTEMLGHDPADVIGSHFVPGIHPDDRQKCLEQFQQLVEHNRPITGLEYRVHHQDGSWRWHISNASTVRDTDGRMLYCVGITRDVTERKQAEAELQQAKEAAEVANRAKSEFLANISHELRTPLNGILGYTQILQQSKRLFGQDAQGLDTIQQCGEHLLTLINDVLDLSKIEARRMEIHPSEFHLPNFLQAIADLFRLRAQQKGITFLYEPLTDLPIAIRSDEQRLRQVLLNLLGNAIKFTDSGGVALKVGCLNSSDRQSEDPSTSPSPSCLLRFQVEDTGIGIAPDNQEDIFQPFQQVGDHRRMTEGTGLGLAISRRLVNLMGGELKVKSTVGQGSTFWFELQVPIVDRWQEPAPLKTAAITGYQGPRRKVLIVDERAENRAVLAQFLTPLGFEVAEAVDGQDCLEKARNFSPDVIFMDLVMPVMDGFEATRQLRRSPEFQNTVIIAASASAFEHDQQTSLNIGCNAFLSKPIRYKHLLATLQSLLRLDWIYEDGNAFNHPEFPGSSSDMALSSESVTIPSLNQPPSEVLKELIQLAQMGAVLEIQERATQLEQTHPALVPFTTQVRHLAENFQVRQLQDFLQQYE; translated from the coding sequence ATGTCTCCTTCCCCTCAGCCACCGATCTTCCCGAAAGCAAGGCTACCGCTGCAAACCGTCTTGTGTGTGTTCCTTGTTGTACCGTTAGTTGGGGCTGTAGCAACCGTCTTGTGTGTGTCCTTCAAAAATGGCCAAAAGACCGTTGAAACGTTTACCCATGAGTTGATGGCTGGCAAGAGCGATCGTCTGCAACAGCAACTGCAGCAATATTTGGATGGCCCACGGGTCATTAACCAGAACATTGCAGATGCAATTCAGCCAGAACAACTGGATGAGTTAAATGCTGCCAAGCTGGTCCGCCAATTTTGGAAGCAGCGATATTTATTTGACTCTAAGAAATTTTGTGGCTCGGCCATTTATTTGGGTACTCAGCAGGGGGAATTCGTCAGCCTGGAACAGCAGGGAAACCAATGGCTCGCGAATCAGGCAGGACGGGCTACAGGTGGCCGTTATGACAGCTACATTGTGAAGCAGGGAGAAGTGAGCCAACTCCTACGTCGCACTCAAAAATTATTTGATCCCAGACAACGCCCCTGGTATGAAACTGCAAGGCAATCCAGGCGACCAGTATGGAGCAATATCTATCCAGACTTTAACCAGCGTTCTGCAGAAATTACCCTTGCCCAACGAGTTGACAATGCCTCTGGTCAAATGCAAGGGGTGTTAGGCGTAGACTGTCCCCTGTCTTCAATCAGTACGTTCCTGAGACAGGCTGAAGTCGGTCGATCGGGTGAAATTTTTATCATTGAGCGATCGGGCACCTTAGTAGCCAGTTCAGCCGATGACTTCCCTTTCAATTCTCGATCGGGCAGGCTGGCGGCTCCCCAAAGTCAGGACAGCTTAATCAAAGCGGCTGCCGTACAACTCAATCAACGGTTTCGTCAGCTCAATCAAATTAAAGGCAGGCAGAATTTTGACTTCGTTCAAAATGGCCAACGGTATTTCGTCCAGGTTACGCCCTTTTCAGACCCATTTGGGTTGAACTGGTTGATTGTCGTGGTGGCTCCCCAAGCGGACTTTATGGGGCCAGTGCATGATAACATCCGCACAAATGTACTGTTGAGCGCGGCTGTCCTGGCTGGGACGATCGCCTGTGGTATTTACCTTGCCCGCCGGATTGCCTCTCCCATTCTGGCTTTAAGCAAGGCCAGCACCGAGATCGCTGGGGGCAATCTCAATCAGCAGGTGCCCCACTCCCGCATTTGGGAATTGGGAGCGCTCTCTGCGGCCTTTAATCAAATGGTGGCTCAGGTACGAGCCTCCTTTACCAGCCTGGAGCAAATTAAGGAACGGTTGGAACAGCGAGTTGCTGAACGTACCGCTGCTCTACGGCAATCGGAAGAACGGTTCTCGAAAGCGTTTCAGTCTTCGCCTTCGCCGCTGGTAATTCTCAATTTGCAAGACTGGCGAATTCTAGCTGCCAATGATAGTTTCTTACAACTGAGTGGTTATGCGGCTGCGGAAGTGATGGGTCAAAGTGCGGTAGGTCTGAATCTCTGGGTCAATCGGGCGGATGCCAGACGAGTGGTCAGGTTGCTGCGAACCCAGGGGCACATCCGCAACCTGGAGTTGAAATACCGCAAGAAATCAGGGGAATTCGGAACGGTATTGCTGTCGGCGGAACCCATTCAGTTAGATGGACAGCCCTGTGCCATTTTTGTGAATACCGACATCAGCGATCGCAAACAGGTTGAACAGGCACTGCAACATAGCAAACAGCAACTCAATCGACAAAATACGGCTCTGATTGAATTAACCCGCCATCAAGCGCTGAGCCAGGGAGATTGGCAGGCGGCTGTGCGGGAAATTACCCAGACGGCTGCCCGGACTTTAGAGGTGGAGCGGGCCAGTGTCTGGTTGTATGACGGCGATCGCCAGCGGATTGACTGTGTAGATCTATTTGAACGCATGGCTGATCGTCACCAATCTGGAGCTTCCTTGAGTGCGGTGGACTATCCAGCCTACTTTCGCGCCCTGGATCTGGAGCGACTGATTACCACTGACGATGCGTTGACAGATCCCAGAACTGCAGAGTTTAGCTCCTCCTATTTACAGCCCAACCAGATTACCGCCCTGCTGGATGCGCCCATTCGGTTGGGGGGTGAAACGATCGGGGTGCTGTGCTTGGAACAGGTTGGGAGTCACCGTTCCTGGACATTGGAAGAAGCGGGATTTGCGCGATCGCTGGCAGATTTAGTCTCTCTGGCGAATGAAGCCAGTCAACGTAAGCAAGCAGAAGCCGAACTGCGGGCCAGCGAAGCTAAATATCGGGATCTGGTACAAACCGCTAACAGCGTGATTCTGCGCTGGGATGCCACGGGCCATATCCGGTTTATGAACGATTATGGGCAGCAATTTTTTGGATTCAGTGAACAAGAAATTGTGGGCCGCCATGTCGTCGGGACGATCGTCCCCACAACCGAAAGTCTGGGGGGACGGAACCTCGATCAATTGATGCAGGAAATCTGCCGTCATCCTGACAGCTATTCCACCAATGTCAACGAAAATATGCGTCGGAATGGCGAACGAGTCTGGCTAAGCTGGGCCAATAAACCAATCTTCGATGAAGACGGGCAATTGATTGAGATTCTGTCGGTAGGCACCAACATCACAGCCCTGAAACAAGCGGAAGCCGCCCTGCGCGAAAGTGAGTTGAAGTTTCGCCGGATTGTGGAGAATGCCAACGACATCATTTATATGCTGACTCCAGCAGGAACTTTCTCCTACGTCTCTCCCAACTGGACAGAAATGCTGGGACACGATCCGGCTGATGTGATTGGCAGTCATTTTGTACCGGGAATTCATCCCGACGATCGCCAGAAATGTCTGGAACAGTTTCAGCAACTGGTCGAACACAACCGTCCCATCACCGGCTTAGAGTACCGGGTTCACCACCAGGATGGCAGTTGGCGCTGGCATATTTCCAATGCTTCCACCGTGCGAGATACCGATGGTCGGATGCTGTACTGTGTGGGCATTACTCGCGACGTGACCGAACGCAAGCAGGCCGAAGCCGAGTTGCAACAGGCAAAAGAAGCCGCAGAAGTCGCCAACCGGGCCAAGAGCGAGTTTTTAGCCAACATCAGCCATGAATTGCGGACTCCCCTGAATGGCATTCTCGGCTATACCCAAATTTTGCAACAAAGCAAAAGGCTTTTTGGACAGGATGCCCAGGGTCTGGATACGATTCAGCAATGCGGTGAGCATCTATTAACTCTGATCAACGATGTGCTGGATTTATCGAAAATTGAAGCCCGCCGCATGGAAATTCATCCCAGTGAGTTCCATTTGCCCAACTTTCTGCAGGCGATCGCCGATCTCTTTCGCCTGCGGGCACAACAAAAGGGGATTACTTTCCTTTACGAACCACTAACCGATCTGCCGATCGCCATCCGCAGTGATGAGCAGCGATTAAGACAAGTTTTGCTCAATCTGCTGGGCAATGCCATTAAGTTCACCGATAGTGGTGGTGTCGCCCTCAAAGTCGGTTGTCTGAATTCCTCTGACAGGCAATCAGAAGATCCCAGCACTTCCCCTTCTCCCTCCTGCCTGCTCCGCTTCCAGGTCGAAGATACCGGAATTGGCATTGCTCCAGATAACCAGGAAGACATCTTCCAACCATTTCAACAAGTGGGAGATCATCGCCGGATGACGGAAGGAACTGGTCTGGGACTGGCAATCAGCCGCCGATTGGTGAACCTGATGGGGGGCGAACTCAAGGTAAAGAGCACGGTAGGGCAGGGCAGCACCTTCTGGTTTGAATTGCAGGTTCCGATCGTCGATCGCTGGCAAGAACCAGCCCCCTTAAAAACGGCAGCGATTACAGGCTACCAGGGGCCACGGCGCAAAGTGCTGATTGTCGATGAACGGGCTGAAAATCGGGCCGTGCTGGCTCAGTTTCTGACTCCTCTAGGATTTGAGGTCGCTGAAGCGGTGGATGGACAGGATTGCCTCGAAAAAGCCCGCAATTTCTCCCCGGATGTGATTTTTATGGATCTGGTGATGCCCGTCATGGATGGATTTGAAGCCACCCGGCAATTGCGGCGATCGCCCGAATTCCAAAACACTGTGATCATTGCTGCTTCCGCCAGTGCTTTTGAACATGATCAGCAAACCAGCCTGAATATTGGTTGCAATGCTTTTCTGTCAAAACCGATTCGCTACAAACATTTGTTAGCTACCCTGCAAAGCCTCCTGCGCCTGGATTGGATTTATGAAGATGGCAATGCTTTCAATCATCCCGAATTTCCAGGATCCTCTTCAGACATGGCGTTGTCCTCAGAAAGCGTTACCATTCCCTCACTCAACCAACCTCCCAGCGAGGTTCTCAAGGAACTCATCCAACTGGCACAAATGGGGGCTGTGCTGGAAATTCAAGAACGAGCGACTCAGTTAGAGCAAACCCATCCCGCTCTCGTTCCCTTCACAACCCAGGTGCGTCACCTGGCAGAAAATTTCCAGGTGCGGCAACTCCAGGATTTTCTGCAACAGTATGAATAG
- a CDS encoding ABC transporter substrate-binding protein: MGVRSVGVGYGWLGRSRRWWRLLLLAMVSGLAIGLTNCTTGNQTSVPSPTGAAAPPGVLVFGSGGQPVNLEPGNITDGNSIFVQQQIYNRLMEFKPGSTDLQPSLATAWSASPDGKTWTFKLRQDVKFQDGTPFNAEAVKFNVERWWDPNHPHGYRNAGKVYEIWSQIFGGFKGDPNSLLQNVVVVDPYTIQFVLKQPFAAFPQAIASSFFGIASPAAIQKAGASYGTPGSLAVGTGAFVFKEWRTGDRVILEKNPTYWKSGLPKVNQLVIRFITDPAARLAQVRAGQVDFTVDLAPDQKKEVDGDANLTAISRPSMNVGYLALNPAYKPLSDRRVRQAIAYAINRPAIVKAFWGDLGQHTPHFLPDALSWANAPNLTAYPFDPQKAKQLLTEAGYPNGFDLELWYMPVSRPYFPTPKAIAEAFAADLSAIGIRVNLKTQDWAAYLADRRKAPGYQAFMLGWTADFGDPDSFLYPHFGPNSTDDIGNWKNDQVFQLLNQGRAIPDQAGRAKVYAQVDQILHDEVLRLPIVHSEPLLAQRKTISGWVPSPLGTEPFEAISKP; this comes from the coding sequence ATGGGAGTTCGATCGGTAGGAGTGGGTTACGGCTGGCTGGGACGATCGCGGCGGTGGTGGCGGTTGCTGCTGTTGGCGATGGTGAGTGGACTGGCGATCGGGCTGACCAATTGCACGACTGGCAATCAGACCTCAGTTCCGTCTCCTACCGGGGCTGCCGCGCCTCCAGGAGTACTGGTGTTTGGATCCGGGGGACAACCTGTAAATCTGGAACCGGGAAATATCACGGATGGCAATTCCATCTTCGTGCAGCAGCAGATTTACAACCGATTGATGGAATTTAAACCCGGAAGCACTGACCTGCAGCCATCTCTGGCAACCGCATGGTCAGCCTCGCCAGATGGGAAAACCTGGACGTTCAAATTGCGGCAGGATGTGAAATTTCAGGATGGTACACCCTTTAATGCCGAAGCGGTGAAGTTTAATGTGGAACGCTGGTGGGATCCCAACCATCCCCACGGCTACCGGAATGCCGGAAAGGTCTATGAAATCTGGTCGCAAATCTTTGGCGGGTTCAAGGGCGATCCCAATTCCCTGCTGCAGAATGTGGTGGTGGTTGATCCCTATACGATTCAATTTGTCTTAAAACAACCCTTTGCCGCGTTTCCCCAGGCGATCGCCAGTAGCTTCTTTGGCATCGCCAGCCCCGCCGCAATTCAGAAAGCGGGAGCCAGTTACGGCACCCCCGGATCCCTGGCCGTCGGTACGGGAGCCTTTGTATTTAAGGAATGGCGCACGGGCGATCGCGTCATTCTGGAAAAAAATCCCACTTACTGGAAATCCGGTTTGCCGAAAGTCAATCAATTGGTGATTCGATTCATTACCGATCCAGCCGCACGACTGGCTCAGGTACGGGCCGGACAGGTAGACTTCACCGTCGATCTGGCTCCCGATCAGAAAAAAGAAGTGGATGGGGATGCCAATCTGACGGCTATTTCCCGTCCTTCCATGAATGTGGGCTACCTGGCACTCAATCCCGCTTACAAGCCGTTGTCCGATCGCCGGGTGCGGCAAGCGATCGCCTATGCCATTAACCGTCCCGCCATTGTGAAAGCCTTCTGGGGCGATCTGGGACAACATACTCCCCATTTTCTCCCGGATGCTCTCTCCTGGGCCAATGCTCCCAACTTAACCGCCTATCCTTTTGATCCACAAAAAGCCAAACAATTACTGACTGAAGCGGGCTATCCCAATGGCTTTGACCTGGAACTCTGGTATATGCCCGTCTCCCGGCCTTACTTTCCCACTCCCAAAGCGATCGCCGAAGCCTTTGCGGCTGACCTGAGCGCGATCGGCATCCGGGTAAACTTAAAAACTCAGGATTGGGCGGCTTACCTGGCCGATCGTCGCAAAGCCCCCGGATATCAAGCCTTCATGCTGGGCTGGACGGCTGATTTTGGCGATCCAGACAGTTTCCTGTATCCCCACTTCGGCCCCAATTCCACTGACGACATTGGCAACTGGAAAAATGATCAGGTGTTTCAGTTGCTGAATCAGGGACGGGCGATTCCAGACCAGGCCGGACGCGCCAAAGTTTACGCTCAAGTCGATCAGATTCTGCATGATGAAGTGCTGCGCCTGCCGATCGTCCACTCCGAACCATTGCTGGCGCAACGCAAAACCATCTCCGGCTGGGTTCCCAGTCCGCTGGGCACCGAACCGTTTGAAGCCATCAGTAAGCCATGA
- the ribD gene encoding bifunctional diaminohydroxyphosphoribosylaminopyrimidine deaminase/5-amino-6-(5-phosphoribosylamino)uracil reductase RibD — protein sequence MDVDRQMMQRCLELARQGLGKTAPNPLVGSVVVRDGEIVGEGFHPKAGEPHAEVFALRQAGDRAQGATLYVNLEPCNHYGRTPPCSEAIIAAGVQRVVVGMIDPNPQVAGTGIARLREAGIEVTVGVEAAACQELNEAFVHRILYRRPFGILKYAMTLDGKIAAVTRHSAWVTSEPARTEVHKLRAACDAIIVGGNTLRQDDPLLTSRQPNRTPLRVIMSRSLDLPQQANVWNTVVASTLVFTRPGVRPEFQQQLRQQGVEVVEREPLTPATVMANLYDRGFLTVLWECGGTLAARAIADGAVQKVLAFIAPKIIGGSTAPSPVGDLGLQKMTDALPLERVTWRSVGPDLLVEGYLKTQ from the coding sequence ATGGATGTCGATCGCCAGATGATGCAACGGTGTCTGGAACTGGCCCGGCAGGGTTTGGGAAAAACTGCTCCTAATCCGCTGGTTGGTTCAGTTGTTGTGCGGGATGGGGAAATCGTCGGGGAAGGCTTTCATCCCAAAGCGGGGGAACCCCATGCCGAAGTGTTTGCCTTACGACAGGCGGGCGATCGTGCCCAGGGAGCCACCCTTTACGTCAACCTGGAACCCTGCAACCATTACGGACGTACCCCTCCCTGCTCTGAGGCCATCATTGCTGCCGGAGTTCAGCGCGTTGTGGTGGGTATGATCGATCCGAATCCCCAGGTGGCCGGAACCGGAATTGCTCGCCTCCGAGAAGCAGGCATTGAGGTGACGGTGGGTGTGGAAGCCGCCGCCTGTCAGGAACTCAATGAAGCCTTTGTGCATCGCATTCTGTATCGGCGGCCTTTTGGCATTCTCAAATATGCCATGACCCTGGATGGCAAAATTGCTGCCGTTACCCGTCACAGTGCCTGGGTCACCAGTGAGCCTGCCCGTACCGAAGTTCACAAACTGCGGGCCGCCTGCGATGCCATTATTGTCGGAGGTAATACATTGCGCCAGGACGATCCCTTACTGACCAGTCGCCAACCCAATCGAACTCCCCTGCGGGTGATCATGAGCCGATCGCTCGATCTCCCGCAGCAGGCTAATGTCTGGAATACAGTGGTGGCTTCCACGCTGGTCTTCACTCGACCTGGTGTGCGACCTGAATTTCAGCAGCAACTTCGCCAGCAAGGGGTAGAAGTGGTGGAACGGGAACCCCTCACGCCTGCAACGGTGATGGCGAATCTGTACGATCGCGGCTTTCTCACGGTGCTCTGGGAATGTGGGGGAACACTGGCAGCCAGAGCGATCGCTGATGGTGCCGTGCAAAAAGTTCTCGCTTTCATTGCCCCCAAAATCATCGGCGGCAGTACGGCTCCCTCTCCTGTCGGCGATTTGGGACTGCAGAAAATGACTGATGCTTTGCCTCTGGAGCGAGTCACCTGGCGTTCCGTTGGCCCAGATTTATTAGTAGAAGGCTATCTGAAAACTCAGTAA